The genomic interval AACCAATCAATCTTACTTGAGGAACACGAATATATTCGTTCATTCGTGGTCCTGAATGCGGCCGCATGGGCGGCCTGCGTCCAAATCGGGGATAAATAAAAACCTCCTTGATATCTTGGTTGGCAATTTGTGATTTTTTTTGACAACCACAAAGAGCCAACGGCGAAAAATTAGTTAATCTCCTGACCCAATTTTTGGGCCACATCCTCTAAATTAAGTACTCCCAAATCTCCATCCTTGCGATGCCTTATTGCCACTGATTTGGCAAGCGCCTCTTTGGCTCCAAGCACCCCCATATAAGGTATTTTTTTAAGCTGAGCTTCGCGTATTTTTAATCCAAGTTTCTCATTACGGCCATCAATTTCTACACGAAATCCCTTAGAGTGAAGAAGGTTTTTTATTTCCGTGGCATAATCATTTTGCGCCTCGGTAATGGTCAGTAAAATAATCTGGACAGGGGCCAACCAAAAAGGAAAAGCTCCCGCACAATGCTCTATTAAAATACCCAAAAAACGCTCCATCGAACCCAAAATCGCCCGGTGAAGCATGACCGGTGTTTTTGCCGTACTGTCACGGTCGATATAGGCCAAACCAAAACGTTCCGGCATGGAATAATCAACCTGTAAAGTCCCCAACTGCCAGGGGCGCCCCAAGGCATCCTTTATTTGAAATTCAATCTTGGGACCATAAAAAGCCCCTTCACCGGGGTTAATGTGATACTTTAAGGCAGCTTTTTGGAGCGAGCTCATCAGTTGCTTTTCAGCCACATCCCAATTTTCAATACTTCCCAAAAAATGTTCTGGCCTTGTCGACACAGCCACAAAAACTTCCTCAAAACCAAAATGCGTATAAACTTCTTGCACCAATTTCAAAAAATTCTGGATCTCCCCTTCCATTTGTTCAGGCGTACAAAAAATATGGGCATCATCCTGCGAAAAAGTGCGTACTCTTGTTAGCCCGTGAGTCACTCCACTTCTTTCATAACGATGCAATCGCCCAAAATCGGCAAAACGAACAGGCAACTCACGATAGGACCATTTTCGTTCCCCAAACATGAGACAATGGCCCGGACAATTCATGGGTTTGACCGCCATTTGACGGCCTTCGAACTCGGTAAAATACATGTTTTCCTTGAAATGATCCAAGTGACCGGAACGTTGCCACAGGTCAATGTCCAAAATCTGGGGCGTAATCACTTCCTGATAACCATGAATGCTGTACAAACCACGCAGATAATCAGCGACCAACCGGTAAATCAGGGCTCCTTTGGGATAGAAAAAAGGAGAAGCCGGAGCCTCTGGATGAAAACTAAAAAGCTCAAGCTCTTTACCCAGCTTGCGATGATCCCGCTTTTTGGCTTCTTCAAGACGAATCAAATAATCATCCAAATCTTTTTGGCTTGCAAAGGCCGTACCGTAAATGCGCTGAAGTCTTTCCCGTTTTTCATCCCCACGCCAATAGGAACCCGCCACCTGCAAAAGCTTGAAGGCTGCAACGTTGCCCGTTTTATCAACATGGGGCCCCTTGCACAAATCAACAAAATCGCCATGCTGATAAAGGCTAATGGGTTCGGAATCAGACAGGCCGTTGATGATTTCAACCTTGTACTTTTCTTTTTTATTTTCAAAAAACGTGATGGCTTCCTTTTTGGAAACCTCTTTCCGGACAAAGGAATCATTGGCCTTGATGATTTTGGCCATTTCCCCTTCTATTTTCGGCAAATCTTCCAGGGTGAATGTGTGTTCGGAATCAAAATCATAATAAAACCCATCCTCCACGCAGGGCCCAATGGTCACCTTGGTCCCCGAAAAAAGCCTGACCACCGCGCTGGCCATAATATGCGCACACGAATGCCTCATTTTTTCAATGGGATCGTTTTCATGTCCGGTTCTGCAAACCATTTTTATATCGTACGGGCGAATCTTGCCTGCCCGCCTCAGGAGGATATTCGCCCTTGTTATTTACGGGCGATCACAAGGATCGCCCCTACCAATTGTAGGCGCGAGCGGGATTGTTAAGTGGCTCTTGGATTATCGGCGAGAAACATCGAGCCGAGAACCTTAGAGCCACTTAATCCGCCGAAGCCCCAAAGGGGCGAAGGTGGAAACCAGGGGCGCCTTATGTAGGCGCGAGCGGGATTGAACCGCTGACCACTTGCGTGTCGAGCAAGTGCTCTACCACTGAGCTACGCGCCTAAAAAAACAAAATAAATAGCGTTATAGTTCGTTGCCCTCGCTCGGCTCCTTGCGACCTACCATTCAGGTAGGCCTCAGTCGACCTCACTCGGGACGCCTCCTCTAACACTATTTCTTTTATTTTTTCCAAATTGGTCTCACTATCATCCACTTCCCAAAAAGGAGCCGTGATTATCAGTATTTATGATTGGATGTCAAGGAGTTAGACCAAGCTTTTTGATGTTTATAATGTTTTTACTTTAAAGAAATAAAAAAGAAATTTGAAAAGATTTCCCATCTTCTGAAAAAAGGTCCCAAACAAAATAAAACAGAGAGCCTTCATCATCTGAAGTTTTTGTTCGGAATAGCCAAACCACCAGAAATTATTCTTTTTGGAGGACATTTTGTTGGTGTGCACATGGCGCATTTGCACTAAATCCAAAAGACCCAGGGTTCCGTGGGTGCGCCCCACACCGCTTTCCTTGGGGCCCCCCCAGGGGGTTTGCGCCAAGGCATTGGAAAAAACCGAGTCATTGATATTCACCGTTCCCGCCACAATGCGCGAGGCAAAGGCTTCTCCTTTTTTCAAATTTTTCGTCCAAATATAGGCATTCAGCGCATAGTCAGAATCGTTGGCCAGTTCCACCACTTCATCCTCGGTTTTATAGGTCATAATGGGCAATACCGGGCCAAAGGTTTCGTCTTCAACCACTGAAAAACTGTGATCAACATGAGTGAGTACGGTGGGTTTGTAGAAATTTCCCGGTAAATCGGCATTTCGCTC from Deltaproteobacteria bacterium GWA2_45_12 carries:
- a CDS encoding threonine--tRNA ligase, encoding MVCRTGHENDPIEKMRHSCAHIMASAVVRLFSGTKVTIGPCVEDGFYYDFDSEHTFTLEDLPKIEGEMAKIIKANDSFVRKEVSKKEAITFFENKKEKYKVEIINGLSDSEPISLYQHGDFVDLCKGPHVDKTGNVAAFKLLQVAGSYWRGDEKRERLQRIYGTAFASQKDLDDYLIRLEEAKKRDHRKLGKELELFSFHPEAPASPFFYPKGALIYRLVADYLRGLYSIHGYQEVITPQILDIDLWQRSGHLDHFKENMYFTEFEGRQMAVKPMNCPGHCLMFGERKWSYRELPVRFADFGRLHRYERSGVTHGLTRVRTFSQDDAHIFCTPEQMEGEIQNFLKLVQEVYTHFGFEEVFVAVSTRPEHFLGSIENWDVAEKQLMSSLQKAALKYHINPGEGAFYGPKIEFQIKDALGRPWQLGTLQVDYSMPERFGLAYIDRDSTAKTPVMLHRAILGSMERFLGILIEHCAGAFPFWLAPVQIILLTITEAQNDYATEIKNLLHSKGFRVEIDGRNEKLGLKIREAQLKKIPYMGVLGAKEALAKSVAIRHRKDGDLGVLNLEDVAQKLGQEIN